A section of the Roseivirga sp. BDSF3-8 genome encodes:
- the rpsA gene encoding 30S ribosomal protein S1 — MANSQQEQEFNWDDLESKGFGEGYSKEDRQKMAEMYDDTLTQVNENEVVEGTVVGINSRDVILNIGFKSDGLVSASEFRDTPDLKIGDTVEVYVEEQENSLGQLVLSRRKAKIVKAWEKITSALENDEVIEGTVKRRTKGGLIVDIYGVEAFLPGSQIDVKPIRDFDQYVGKKMEVKVVKINYANDNVVVSHKVLIEKDLEKQKAEILNNLERGQVLEGVIKNMTNFGVFIDLGGVDGLLHITDISWGRINHPEEVLNLDQKVNIVVLDFDDDKKRISLGMKQLTPHPWDSLGEEMQVGSKVKGRIVNVADYGAFLEIMPGVEGLIHVSEMSWSQHLRNPQDFISIGDELEAVVLTLDRDDRKMSLGIKQLTEDPWTKEDVLTKYAVGTRHTGIVRNLTNFGLFIELEEGIDGLVHVSDLSWTKKIKHPSEFTKVGEELEVQVLELDVDNRRLALGHKQLEENPWDTFESVFPVGSVHKATVLGRNDKGATLELPYGIEGFAPAKTLSKEDGGNIEAGETLDFRVIEFSKDDRRIVLSHSAVYNEDEVVKPSAKKKASGGSKKKGKGGDKAAEGEKSTLGDLTALAQLKEQMQGGGSSKPEAQESGTTPEADKTEKVKSEARDMDKDQIEAEAKTEEASTTQDVETAKENVEKAEDKTEDDSEDKK; from the coding sequence ATGGCTAATTCTCAGCAAGAGCAAGAATTCAATTGGGATGATCTCGAATCGAAAGGTTTCGGCGAGGGCTATTCCAAGGAAGATCGTCAGAAAATGGCGGAAATGTATGACGACACCCTCACTCAGGTTAATGAAAACGAAGTGGTGGAGGGTACCGTTGTAGGGATTAACAGCCGCGATGTAATTCTTAACATCGGGTTCAAATCCGACGGTTTGGTTTCTGCCTCCGAATTCCGTGACACACCTGATCTTAAGATCGGTGACACTGTAGAAGTTTATGTAGAAGAGCAGGAAAACTCTCTCGGACAGCTTGTGCTATCTCGCCGCAAGGCTAAGATCGTTAAGGCATGGGAGAAAATCACTAGCGCTCTGGAAAACGACGAGGTTATCGAAGGTACTGTTAAACGCCGTACTAAAGGTGGTCTTATCGTTGACATTTACGGTGTGGAAGCATTCCTTCCTGGTTCACAGATCGACGTAAAGCCTATACGCGACTTCGATCAGTATGTGGGCAAGAAGATGGAAGTGAAAGTTGTGAAGATCAACTACGCCAACGACAACGTAGTAGTATCTCACAAAGTCCTAATCGAGAAAGACCTCGAAAAGCAGAAAGCCGAAATCCTCAACAACCTGGAAAGAGGCCAGGTACTGGAGGGCGTTATCAAGAACATGACGAACTTCGGTGTGTTCATCGACCTTGGTGGCGTGGACGGTCTGCTTCACATTACAGATATTTCATGGGGACGTATCAATCATCCCGAAGAAGTGCTTAACCTCGATCAGAAAGTCAACATTGTTGTGCTTGACTTTGATGACGACAAGAAGCGTATCTCTCTGGGCATGAAGCAGCTTACTCCTCATCCTTGGGATTCACTTGGTGAAGAGATGCAAGTTGGTTCCAAAGTGAAAGGACGTATCGTGAACGTTGCCGATTACGGTGCATTCCTCGAGATCATGCCAGGCGTGGAAGGACTTATTCACGTAAGCGAAATGAGCTGGTCTCAGCACCTCAGAAATCCTCAGGATTTCATCAGCATCGGAGACGAGCTGGAGGCTGTTGTTCTTACTCTGGATCGCGATGATCGTAAGATGTCTCTGGGTATCAAGCAGCTTACTGAAGATCCCTGGACTAAAGAGGACGTGCTTACTAAATATGCTGTTGGTACACGCCACACAGGTATTGTACGTAATCTTACTAACTTCGGCCTGTTCATCGAGCTTGAAGAAGGTATCGACGGCCTGGTACACGTATCAGACCTAAGCTGGACTAAGAAGATCAAGCACCCTAGTGAATTCACTAAAGTAGGTGAAGAGCTGGAAGTACAGGTACTTGAGCTTGACGTTGATAATCGTCGTCTGGCCCTTGGTCACAAGCAGCTTGAGGAGAACCCTTGGGACACATTCGAGTCAGTATTCCCTGTTGGTTCAGTACACAAGGCTACTGTTCTTGGACGCAATGATAAAGGGGCTACGCTTGAGCTTCCTTATGGTATTGAAGGATTCGCTCCTGCTAAAACTCTCAGCAAAGAGGACGGTGGCAACATCGAAGCTGGCGAGACTCTTGATTTCCGTGTAATTGAGTTCTCTAAAGACGATCGTCGTATTGTACTGTCTCACTCGGCTGTATACAACGAGGATGAAGTAGTGAAGCCTTCTGCGAAGAAGAAAGCTTCCGGTGGCAGCAAGAAAAAAGGCAAAGGTGGAGACAAGGCAGCCGAAGGCGAGAAGTCTACACTTGGTGACCTTACTGCTCTTGCTCAGCTTAAAGAGCAAATGCAGGGCGGCGGAAGCAGCAAGCCTGAAGCTCAGGAATCCGGTACTACTCCCGAGGCTGACAAAACCGAAAAGGTGAAGTCAGAAGCTCGTGACATGGACAAGGACCAGATAGAAGCGGAAGCTAAAACTGAAGAAGCCTCTACTACTCAGGACGTTGAAACTGCAAAGGAAAACGTAGAGAAGGCTGAGGACAAAACAGAAGACGATTCAGAGGATAAAAAGTAA
- a CDS encoding helicase HerA-like domain-containing protein — protein MSQETFKQEISSGYAHKGETIVLGAALYDSQPLEDTQIHLALKTMNRHGLIAGATGTGKTKTLQVIAEQLSRAGVPSLLMDLKGDLSGLAKAAEPNPKLEGRNSKLGLTFTPTAYPVEFLSLSEEPGIRLRATVSEFGPILFSKILDLNDTQSGVMALLFKYCDDNQWPLIDLDDVKEVLKYITHNGNEDFKKEYGRIAASTASAILRKIIELEQQKADRFFGEPSFDPEDLCRKNPEGMGVINVLRLTDLQDRPKLFSTFMLSLFAEVYSTFPEEGDLDKPKLCLFIDEAHLVFSESSKALLQQLQSIIKLIRSKGVGIFFCTQSPDDIPDEVLGQLGLKVQHALRAFTAKDRKSIKKSAENFPLSDHYDTATLLTSMGIGEALVTALDEKGRPSPLAATMLRAPASRMDALSPGEVKEIEGQSKLLVKYEKDIDRESAHEILKKKLEVAAAEAHKEKMDQQWQDARQPHNGGKRSSRSESNWMESLSKNTMVRQLGRTVMRELARGLLGVLGVKKR, from the coding sequence ATGTCTCAGGAAACTTTCAAACAGGAAATATCTTCCGGCTATGCACACAAGGGAGAAACCATTGTATTAGGCGCGGCCCTTTACGATAGCCAGCCATTGGAAGACACGCAAATTCACCTTGCTCTAAAAACAATGAACCGTCATGGACTAATTGCCGGTGCTACCGGAACCGGAAAGACCAAAACCCTTCAAGTCATTGCAGAACAGCTTAGTCGTGCCGGTGTCCCCTCTTTGCTAATGGACCTTAAGGGGGACCTGAGCGGGCTGGCCAAGGCTGCTGAACCCAACCCAAAACTGGAGGGACGGAATAGTAAGCTCGGCCTAACCTTTACCCCCACCGCCTACCCGGTAGAGTTCCTCTCTCTTTCAGAAGAACCAGGTATCCGGCTCAGAGCTACAGTTTCAGAGTTTGGCCCCATACTATTCAGTAAAATACTGGACCTGAATGATACACAGTCCGGAGTCATGGCCCTACTATTTAAATACTGTGATGATAATCAGTGGCCTTTAATTGATCTCGACGATGTAAAGGAAGTTTTGAAATACATAACACATAATGGCAATGAAGATTTCAAAAAAGAATATGGCCGTATAGCCGCATCCACTGCATCTGCCATTCTAAGAAAAATTATAGAACTGGAGCAGCAAAAGGCAGATCGGTTCTTCGGTGAGCCTTCATTTGATCCGGAAGACCTGTGCCGGAAAAACCCGGAAGGCATGGGCGTTATCAATGTACTGCGGCTGACAGACCTGCAGGACAGGCCCAAGCTCTTCTCTACCTTTATGCTTAGCCTGTTTGCCGAAGTGTACAGTACCTTTCCTGAGGAGGGCGACCTTGATAAACCAAAGCTATGTCTTTTCATTGATGAAGCTCATTTGGTCTTTTCCGAAAGCAGTAAAGCACTATTGCAGCAACTTCAGTCCATCATCAAGCTTATCAGATCCAAGGGAGTAGGTATATTCTTCTGTACACAAAGCCCCGATGACATCCCCGACGAAGTACTGGGACAGTTAGGCCTTAAGGTACAACATGCCCTCAGGGCCTTTACAGCAAAAGACCGTAAATCCATAAAAAAATCAGCAGAGAACTTTCCCCTTTCCGATCATTATGACACCGCTACCCTCCTTACAAGCATGGGCATTGGAGAGGCACTGGTAACAGCCCTCGACGAAAAAGGCAGACCTTCTCCCCTGGCCGCAACCATGCTTCGCGCCCCGGCAAGCCGTATGGATGCCCTTTCTCCGGGTGAAGTGAAGGAAATAGAAGGGCAAAGCAAGCTGCTTGTAAAATATGAAAAAGACATTGACAGAGAAAGCGCTCACGAAATCCTGAAAAAGAAGCTGGAAGTTGCTGCGGCTGAGGCACACAAGGAAAAAATGGATCAGCAATGGCAGGATGCCCGACAGCCCCATAACGGAGGAAAAAGAAGTAGCCGGTCAGAATCTAATTGGATGGAAAGCCTGAGCAAAAATACAATGGTAAGGCAACTAGGCAGAACCGTTATGCGGGAACTCGCCAGGGGACTACTGGGCGTACTCGGGGTAAAAAAACGATAA
- a CDS encoding DUF4332 domain-containing protein yields MASISSIEGIGPALTEKLNAAGIKTTEGLLKAGGTKPGRKKLAEETGIEEKRILKFVNMADLFRIKGVGEEISELLEAAGVDTVKELRNRVAANLHKKMAEVNEQKKLVRQIPSESQVQGFVNHAKELEPMVSH; encoded by the coding sequence ATGGCTTCAATAAGTAGTATAGAGGGCATCGGACCCGCCCTGACTGAAAAGCTGAATGCGGCCGGTATAAAAACTACGGAAGGTCTTCTCAAGGCCGGAGGTACTAAGCCCGGAAGAAAAAAACTAGCCGAAGAAACCGGTATTGAGGAGAAGAGAATCCTCAAGTTTGTTAACATGGCAGATTTATTCAGAATAAAAGGCGTAGGCGAGGAGATATCCGAATTGCTGGAGGCTGCCGGGGTAGACACAGTGAAAGAACTGCGTAACCGGGTAGCAGCCAATCTTCACAAAAAAATGGCAGAGGTTAATGAGCAAAAGAAACTAGTTCGCCAAATACCTTCAGAATCACAGGTGCAAGGCTTTGTAAACCATGCAAAGGAGCTTGAACCAATGGTGAGTCACTAA